The following are encoded together in the Acidobacteriota bacterium genome:
- a CDS encoding PQQ-binding-like beta-propeller repeat protein codes for MLDFAQLRNRRRRSLAKRELPRPLKDLVPVVPLLLVGLVVAVTTATAGDGGNPDPAPKTDLFRPSADAWPVFRGNLLGTGVAATTLPEQPKLLWTFDTESEIEGTAAIVGGVVYFGDYEGRVYALTLAEGRELWRFDAGTPIKAPVSVFDDVVYVGDEYGYVYALDAGSGEQKWKFETLGEIYAGVSLHEDRLLVGSYDNSLYCLDRESGEKIWQVETEGYVHGTPAVADGLTTVSGCDGFMWLIDIETGETIHKIDLHGQAASSPAVIGDMAYVATYENEVLGINLEKRQVAWAYEHEIRKFPFYASAAADDEIVVIGGRDKIVHALDPATGQRKWEWNSGARLDSSPVIVGDRVFLGSKRGPVLALDKATGEPVWEFDTGSAIMASPAVASERLVIGSLDGVLYCFG; via the coding sequence ATGTTGGACTTCGCTCAGCTTCGAAACCGCCGGCGCCGCAGCCTGGCCAAACGAGAGCTTCCGCGCCCCCTGAAGGATCTGGTGCCGGTCGTGCCCCTGCTGCTTGTCGGGCTCGTTGTCGCTGTAACCACGGCGACAGCGGGAGACGGCGGGAATCCGGATCCGGCGCCGAAGACCGACCTGTTCCGGCCGTCCGCCGACGCCTGGCCGGTGTTCCGGGGCAACCTGCTGGGCACCGGCGTCGCCGCCACGACCCTGCCCGAGCAACCGAAGCTGTTGTGGACCTTCGACACGGAGAGCGAGATCGAGGGCACCGCGGCGATCGTCGGCGGAGTCGTCTACTTCGGCGACTACGAGGGCCGGGTGTACGCGTTGACCCTTGCCGAGGGCAGGGAGCTCTGGCGGTTCGACGCCGGCACGCCGATCAAGGCGCCCGTGTCCGTCTTCGACGACGTGGTCTACGTTGGCGACGAGTACGGCTACGTTTACGCACTCGACGCCGGCAGCGGCGAGCAGAAGTGGAAGTTCGAGACGCTTGGCGAGATCTACGCCGGCGTATCTCTCCACGAAGATCGGCTGCTTGTCGGTTCCTACGACAACTCGCTCTACTGCCTGGACCGCGAGAGCGGCGAGAAGATCTGGCAGGTGGAGACGGAGGGCTACGTCCATGGCACGCCGGCGGTCGCCGACGGATTGACGACCGTTTCCGGCTGTGACGGTTTCATGTGGCTGATCGACATCGAGACGGGGGAGACGATCCACAAGATCGACCTTCACGGCCAGGCGGCCTCGAGCCCTGCCGTGATCGGCGACATGGCCTACGTCGCTACCTACGAGAACGAGGTGCTCGGCATCAATCTCGAGAAGCGTCAGGTCGCCTGGGCCTACGAGCACGAGATCCGGAAGTTCCCCTTCTACGCCTCGGCCGCGGCGGACGACGAGATCGTCGTCATCGGCGGCCGGGACAAGATCGTCCACGCCCTCGACCCCGCGACCGGCCAGCGGAAGTGGGAGTGGAACAGCGGGGCGCGGCTGGACTCCTCGCCGGTGATCGTGGGGGATCGGGTCTTCCTGGGGTCGAAGCGAGGGCCGGTGCTTGCCCTGGACAAGGCGACGGGAGAGCCGGTCTGGGAATTCGACACCGGTTCGGCGATCATGGCGTCGCCCGCCGTGGCCTCGGAGCGCCTGGTCATCGGCAGCCTGGACGGCGTCCTCTACTGCTTCGGCTAA
- a CDS encoding iron-containing alcohol dehydrogenase — protein MGIKRGQRPLETEDSWSVDTAPGRVLFGAGVIDLLGDLVQELGGGRVLVVTDPGVAAAGHLDRASASLRSAGLEVAVFSEVRENPGERDVALAAAAAKAHRATFLVGLGGGSAMDCAKGANFVFTNGGRMEDYWGFGKASRPMLPSIGVPCTAGTGSEAQSFAVISREDDHRKMACGDPKARFLATLLDPELARTAPPYVMAATGLDAFSHAMESFVATAANPYSRMFASEGFRRLLRGFEVVVGARCAESRARSKPKPDAAINESWGDMLLGAHLAGAAIEASMLGAAHGLANPLTARYDITHGVAVAVMLDHVVRFNGETGDTGYGGLVRLLGGDGVGDRSASTRLADSWTGLRGSVGVAGRLRDLGVEEADLEVLASQASKQWTAQFNPRAVTASDMLSLYEAAF, from the coding sequence GTGGGAATCAAGCGAGGGCAACGACCGCTCGAAACGGAGGACTCCTGGAGCGTCGACACCGCGCCGGGCAGGGTGCTTTTCGGCGCCGGCGTGATCGATCTCCTTGGCGACCTCGTGCAGGAACTCGGCGGCGGCCGCGTCCTGGTGGTCACGGACCCGGGGGTTGCCGCTGCCGGCCATTTAGACCGCGCATCCGCTTCACTCCGGAGTGCCGGCCTCGAAGTCGCCGTCTTCTCTGAGGTCAGGGAGAACCCCGGCGAACGCGACGTGGCCCTGGCGGCCGCTGCTGCAAAGGCCCACCGCGCCACGTTCCTCGTCGGTCTGGGGGGCGGTTCGGCGATGGACTGCGCCAAGGGCGCGAACTTCGTGTTCACGAACGGCGGCCGGATGGAGGACTACTGGGGCTTCGGCAAGGCCAGCCGGCCGATGCTGCCTTCGATCGGGGTTCCATGCACCGCGGGGACCGGCAGCGAGGCGCAGTCGTTTGCCGTGATCTCACGCGAGGACGACCACCGGAAGATGGCCTGCGGTGACCCGAAAGCACGGTTTCTGGCCACCCTCCTCGATCCGGAACTCGCGCGCACGGCCCCGCCCTACGTCATGGCCGCGACGGGCCTGGACGCGTTCTCCCATGCGATGGAGAGCTTCGTTGCGACCGCTGCCAACCCCTACTCCCGAATGTTCGCGTCCGAGGGCTTTCGGCGTCTTCTACGCGGATTCGAAGTGGTCGTTGGAGCTCGGTGCGCGGAGTCCCGCGCGCGCTCGAAGCCGAAGCCGGATGCAGCGATCAACGAATCGTGGGGCGACATGCTGTTGGGAGCGCACCTTGCCGGGGCCGCGATCGAGGCGTCGATGCTGGGTGCGGCCCACGGCCTGGCGAATCCGCTGACCGCTCGCTACGACATCACGCATGGCGTGGCCGTGGCCGTCATGCTGGATCACGTGGTTCGCTTCAACGGCGAGACCGGCGACACGGGCTACGGGGGGCTCGTCCGCCTGCTGGGCGGCGACGGGGTGGGTGACCGGTCCGCGAGCACGCGGCTCGCCGACTCCTGGACCGGTCTTCGCGGCAGTGTCGGGGTGGCCGGGCGCCTGAGGGACCTGGGTGTCGAGGAGGCTGATCTGGAGGTGCTGGCAAGCCAGGCATCCAAGCAATGGACGGCTCAGTTCAATCCGCGCGCCGTGACCGCCTCCGATATGCTGAGCCTCTACGAGGCGGCCTTCTGA